The genome window AATTTGCGCACTTTTTCCGGGTTGTAACCCAGCAACTTGGCCAGGATGGACAGGTCGATCACTTGCGGGTCGCCGGCCAGGGTGGTCTTGAAGGCGGGCGCGGCGCGGCTGCGCGCGGGCGGCGGCGGGGTCTCGCGCGCCGGCAGCCAGCTGGCGATGGTCTGGTACATCATGGCCGGCTGGATCGGCTTGGAAATGAAATCGTCCATGCCCGCCTCCAGGCAGCGCACGCGGTCTTCACTGGTGGCCGTGGCCGTCATGGCCAGCACGCGCAGATGCGCCAGCTGCGGGTCGGCGCGGATGTGGCGCGTCGCCTGCAAGCCGTCCATCAGCGGCATCTGCACGTCCATCAGCACGCAGTCGAACTGCGTCTGGCGCAGCAGGTCGAGCGCCTCTTCGCCATTGTTGGCCAGGCAGACGGAGGCGCCCGCTTCTTCCAGCAATTCCAGCGCCACTTGCTGGTTGAAGGTGTTGTCTTCCACCAGCAGGATGCGCGCATGCTTGAGCGTGCGCAGGACCAGGGCGGCGTCGGCGCTGGCGCGCATGGCCGCTGCCGTCTGCGCCATGCTGTCGAGCATGGCCGGCGCCGCCTGGTCGGAAATGCCCAGGTTGGCCGTGAACCAGAAGGTGCTGCCGGCGCCGGGACGGCTGTCGACGCCCACGTCGCCACCCATCAGCTGGGCCAGCTGCTTGCAGATGGCCAGGCCCAGGCCCGTGCCGCCATATTCGCGCGTGGTGGAGGTGTCGGCTTGCTGGAAGGACTGGAACAGTTTACTCATCTCGTCCTGCGACAGGCCGATGCCGTGGTCGCACACTTCGAAGCGCACCAGGCAGTGCCTGGCGTCCGCCACCACCTTGCGCACTTTCACGGTAATGCTGCCCTGTTCGCTGAACTTGATGGCGTTATTGGCGTAGTTGATCAGTACTTGCCCCAGGCGCAGCGGGTCGCCCACCAGCACGGCCGGCAATTGCGGGTCGATTTCGAACAGCAGTTCCAGGTTCTTGCCGGCGGCGCGCGGCGCCACCACCGTCATCAGGGTTTGCACCACGTGGTCGAAACTGAAATTGACGCGCTCGATTTCCAGCTTGCCCGCCTCGATTTTCGAGATGTCGAGGATATCGTCGATGATGCCCAGCAAATGCTCGCCGGCGAAGCGGATTTTTTCCAGGTAATCGCGCTGGCGCGGTTCCAGGTCTGTTTTGAGGGCCAGATACGCCATGCCGATCACGCCATTCATCGGCGTGCGGATTTCATGGCTCATGTTGGCCAGGAATTGGCCCTTCGCCAGGCTCGCTTCCTCCGCCACCTGCTTGGCCTGGTCCAGCTGTTCCGTGCGCTGCGCCACGCGCTCTTCCAGGTGTTCATTGAGTTCGCGCAAGGCGCTCTCGCTGCGCTTGTGATACGTGATGTCCGTCAGACTGGCCACCACCATGCCCACCTTGCCGTATTCATCGCGGATGGCCTCGGTATTCACGGACAGCCACGACAGGCTGCCATCGGGCTGCTGCACCCCCATCAGCACGTCGCGCATGGCGACACCCGTCGACAGGGTGATGTGCACGGGATGGCTGCGCTGGTCGAAGGCGGAGCCGTCTTCGCGGATGGCTTGCCACAGGCTGCGGTTGGTCTGATTGGCCGCCAGCATGCGCTCGGCGGCGGCGTTGCTTTCCAGGATGTGGCCGTGGCTGTCCTGCACCACCAGGCCATTCGTCACGGCGCCGAACACGGAGGCCATGCGCTGGCTGGAATTCGACAGGGCGATCGACGCCTGGCGCCGTTCCGTGATGTCGGTAATCATCGCCAGCGTGCCGCCCGGCTCGCCATTGTCCGACTGGATACTGGTGCTCGACAGCAAGCCCCACAGGCTGGACAAGTCCTTGCGGAAGAAGCGGAAGTCAACCTGGTCCGGCTGGCTGGCGAAGCTGCCGTGGCTGGCCAGGCGCCGCTGCATCAGCAACTGGCTGTCGCGGTCCATGAAGTCGAGCATGGGACGGCCCAGCATTTCCTGCACCGTATAGCCCAGCATGTGCGCCATCTTCGGGTTGACGAACGTGGTTTTGCCGTCCGCATCCGTCATCCAGATGCCTTCGGCCGCCGTCTGCACGATCAGGCGGTAGCGTTCCGAACTGGCGTGCAAGGCTTCTTCGGCGCGCTGGCGCTGCGTCATGTCGCGCAGCGAGACGATGGAAAACACTTGCCCGGCCATGCGCAGCGGCGACAGGCTGACCTTGGCGGGGAAGTGCGTGCCGTCGCGGCGGCGCGCCATCATCACCCGGCCCGGCAGGCTGTGCCGCGCTTGCGGGTCGACCACGGAGTGGTTGGCCGTGCTTTCCGGCACCAGTTGTTCCAGTGACATGCCCGTCAATTCGGCCAGCGGATAGCCGAAACAGCGCGCGCCGATCTGGTTGGCGTAATGCACCTTGCCCTCGACGTCGGCCACCAGCATGGCTTCGGGCGCCGCTTCCAGCATGGAACGCATGCGCGATTGCTCGTCCTGCTTGCGTTCGCTGATATCGCAGACGATGCCGCTGGCGTGAGTGGCGGCCCCATCCGAGGCGCGTGCCAGCACGGCGCCGCGCGCCAGCAGCCAGCGCCAGTGGCCGTCGCTGTGGCGCAAACGGAATTCGCAATTGAAGGTGCCGTGCGCCTGGCCATCCAGATGTTGTCGAAATGTAAGACTCAGGCGCGCGCGGTCGTCGCGGTGCACTTCGGCCAGCCAGTCGGCCAGTGTATGGTCGAGCCTGGCGCTCTTGTCGCCCAGCACGTCCTGGTACTGGGGCGCGAACTGCAGGCGGTCGGACTGGCGCCGCCAGATCCAGCCAGTCAGGGCCGCGCCGCGCAAGGCTTGCCCGGCATCCTGTTCGCTCAGGGCATGTGCGGGCAGGAGCAGGTGGCGCAGTTGTTGCCGCAGCCGCCAGGCTTGCCAGCAAGCCAGTCCCGCCAGGGCGGTGGCGCTGGCGGCGGCGTACGGCCACAGCAGTGTCGGCGCCATGCCATGTACCGCCGCCTGCACCGGCAGCGAGAGTGTCATGCCTGCCGCCAGTATCATGCGAGCGAGCCGGCGCAGCGCAGGGCGCCGTCGGGGTGGTGCGCTGAAACTCGTGTGGCTGCAATACGACAAATGCATCCCTTTCTGGGGCGTGATTGGGCTGGGCTGGCAGTGCATGCTGCGCGCTCAAATAAACGCCTGCGGCGCTTTCTGGCGGCAACTATAGCATCGAATATTTAGTCGCAGTAGTTAAGTTCTGAAACAGCCAGAACGGGATTTTTTTTGCCCCGGAATGGCTGTTTTTTTTGTGATTTGGTGAGAATTCGTGAGAAAGTTGGCGCAAAATCGTGCTATTCAATCGAGGCGATAGCCTCAGGTGAAACTTCCGGCGAACTGATAGCGGTGTCCGGGATGCCACATGGTGGCGATCGAGGCGATCTTGCCGCCCGAGCGCGTCTGGCGGCGCAGCACCAGGCATGGCTGTTTGGTGTCGATGGCCAGCATTTCGGCGATGTCGCGCGGCGCCGACAGCGCTTCGATGCTGTAGGTGGCGCCTTGCAGGGGGGCGGCGGCCATCAGGTATTCGTTCGGCGTGATGCTGGAAAAATCCTGCGTCATGTAGTCGGGCGCGCACTCGGGATTG of Janthinobacterium sp. PAMC25594 contains these proteins:
- a CDS encoding PAS domain-containing hybrid sensor histidine kinase/response regulator, producing the protein MTLSLPVQAAVHGMAPTLLWPYAAASATALAGLACWQAWRLRQQLRHLLLPAHALSEQDAGQALRGAALTGWIWRRQSDRLQFAPQYQDVLGDKSARLDHTLADWLAEVHRDDRARLSLTFRQHLDGQAHGTFNCEFRLRHSDGHWRWLLARGAVLARASDGAATHASGIVCDISERKQDEQSRMRSMLEAAPEAMLVADVEGKVHYANQIGARCFGYPLAELTGMSLEQLVPESTANHSVVDPQARHSLPGRVMMARRRDGTHFPAKVSLSPLRMAGQVFSIVSLRDMTQRQRAEEALHASSERYRLIVQTAAEGIWMTDADGKTTFVNPKMAHMLGYTVQEMLGRPMLDFMDRDSQLLMQRRLASHGSFASQPDQVDFRFFRKDLSSLWGLLSSTSIQSDNGEPGGTLAMITDITERRQASIALSNSSQRMASVFGAVTNGLVVQDSHGHILESNAAAERMLAANQTNRSLWQAIREDGSAFDQRSHPVHITLSTGVAMRDVLMGVQQPDGSLSWLSVNTEAIRDEYGKVGMVVASLTDITYHKRSESALRELNEHLEERVAQRTEQLDQAKQVAEEASLAKGQFLANMSHEIRTPMNGVIGMAYLALKTDLEPRQRDYLEKIRFAGEHLLGIIDDILDISKIEAGKLEIERVNFSFDHVVQTLMTVVAPRAAGKNLELLFEIDPQLPAVLVGDPLRLGQVLINYANNAIKFSEQGSITVKVRKVVADARHCLVRFEVCDHGIGLSQDEMSKLFQSFQQADTSTTREYGGTGLGLAICKQLAQLMGGDVGVDSRPGAGSTFWFTANLGISDQAAPAMLDSMAQTAAAMRASADAALVLRTLKHARILLVEDNTFNQQVALELLEEAGASVCLANNGEEALDLLRQTQFDCVLMDVQMPLMDGLQATRHIRADPQLAHLRVLAMTATATSEDRVRCLEAGMDDFISKPIQPAMMYQTIASWLPARETPPPPARSRAAPAFKTTLAGDPQVIDLSILAKLLGYNPEKVRKFAFKFLQTTQDGFGDIDAALARGDVHQVRELGHRIKSSARTVGALGLADLCHNLETLAPGEPADEAERAQRIVARLWPLLELITEQIMNNTSFANDD